The stretch of DNA AGATCGGCGCAGTCGCATCGCGACATGCCGGCCCTGCCGGGTCTGGTAATAGTCACGAAGCAGGCCGGCATCCTCAAACATTGCTCAGCCCATATTCGAGAGTTCATAGGCAATCTGTCGGCAATCCTCATAGGCGTCCGGCTTGGCGGTGCGAACCCGTACCGCCCGGACGCCGGCAAGCGCCGACAGCGAGTCGAAAATCCGGCGCGCAAGAGTTTCCTGAAGATCGAAATGACGTGAGGTGGCGATATCGAGGATTGTGGTCCGAATCACATCGTAATTCAGCGCATCCTCCAGCTTGTCGGTTGTCGGTTCAGTGGATTCGGCCAGCATGATTTCGGCATCTATCACTACAGATTGCGGCGCCAGCCTTTCGTGATCATAGGCACCAATGCGACAAGCACACTCAAGACCTTCAAGAAGAAA from Alphaproteobacteria bacterium LSUCC0719 encodes:
- a CDS encoding dihydroneopterin aldolase, which produces MLHRRFLLEGLECACRIGAYDHERLAPQSVVIDAEIMLAESTEPTTDKLEDALNYDVIRTTILDIATSRHFDLQETLARRIFDSLSALAGVRAVRVRTAKPDAYEDCRQIAYELSNMG